The following nucleotide sequence is from Paenibacillus andongensis.
CTGCTCGAATTTTTTAATGAGCTGTGTGAAGGTTATTTAGCTCTGCAATCGGCCAGTGGACTATGGCATCAGGTGTTGAATGCTTCAGAAACCTATTTGGAAGCGTCGTGCACGGCGATGTTTGCCTATGCTTTTGCTCGGGGCGTCCGTTTTTCTTGGCTTCGCGAACCCAATCGTTATGCGGAGGCCGCCTTTTTAGCATGGAACGGTCTAAGCCGAATCGCCATAGACCGCCAAGGCAACGTACACGGTGTGTGCAGCGGCTCTAGATATGCGTTTCATCCCGAATACTACAATGAGGATCTTCGTACTGTAACCAATGATAATCATGGAATTGGTATTATGATGCTGGCTGGAACGGAAGTCGCGAAATTGAAGGGTTACTTGTCTTAAACACAGTTTGATTCTAATTGCATTAGTTATTCAAAAAAAAAATAGAAACAGCAGTTCAAAGGTACTTTGGACTGCTGTTTTTATATGCGCCTAGTTCGCCAATACCAGACTATTTTCTTTTCATACGATATAGCTTTTGCGGGCGGCCAATTGATCCGTATTGAAGGAATTCATCAACGATGCCTTCTTTTGCTAAGTATTTCAAATAATTGCGTATCATTATTTTGATTTTTGAAACCGGAGGAGGACCTTATAGTAGGAATCCATTCCCTCTTGACGCTATGTGGATATTTTCATCAATTACAAGTGTCCCATTTTCCGGGAACTGAACCGGATAATCATTGACACCCCAAAACAATAGATGATACTATTAAATTGTTAATATATAAAACCTTGGTTTATTATAATAAACCATTTTCTTGGGGGCACTGAAACATGGAAAGGAAATACTGGGTTCCTGCGTTGGAAAAAGCGAACGATGTGCTGATGCAAATATGCGAGCGGCCCTCTGAGTTAAAGCTGATCGATTTATCCAAACGATTGGAAATAAACAAAAGCTCCATGTTTACTTTGCTGAACACAATGGAAGCGCTTGAATGGATTGTTCGCGAAAATGATGCTACCTATTCGCTAGGATCTAAACTGGGTTCTTGGGGTAACGCGTTCTTTAAACAGTTCAGTCTTATTGATCGTTTTCGAAAGGAAGCAGCTGTTACGAAGCACGTTATTCTCGAGACGATTCAGTTGGCAAAGCTGGAGCAGCACGATGTATTGTATCTCGCTAAAGAAGAGATGCCATCTCCTGTAAGGATCTCTTCAGAGCCGGGCATGAAGCTGCCCGCTCATGCGACAGCTCTTGGCAAAGCGATGCTTGCGTGGCTCGATCCTGCTGAATTTGATGCACTATATCCGGCAGATGAGCTTGCGCCCAGCCTCACCCCTCATACACTGAGATCCCGGGAGGTGCTGCACCACGGTCTGGTTGCCGTACGGGAAGCCGGATGTGCGTTCGATCTGGAAGAGGCAGTGATGGGCTTCTGTTGCGTTGCCGCTCCGGTACGTGACGGAGAAGGGCGGGTTGTCGCCGCGATCAGCTGTTCGATGTTCAAGCACGATTGGGAGCAGAAGCGGGAATTGGCCATGAATGAAATTCGTGCACTGGCACAAAGGTTGTCACAGTCCTGAAGCAATAAGAGTAAGCCAAACTAAAATTTGAATGAGGAGTTGAACACAATGAGGCTGCAGAACAAAATCATTCTCATCACCGGTTCCGGTTCAGGGATCGGGAAAGCAACGGCGCTTCTGTTCGCCAAGGAAGGCGCGACGGTTATCGTCAACGATTTGGCCGCGGATAAGGGCCAAGAAACCGTAGATGAAATTACATCGGGGGGCGGTTCGGCTGTATTCATTCAAGCCGATGTGACCATCCCTGAATCGGTGAAGTCGATGGTGGACGAAGTGATCGCAAGGTTTGGCAGGATCGATGTGTTGTTCAACAACGCCGGTGTTAGCGGTGTTGGCGCCATTCACGAGGTGGAGCCGGAAGCGTGGGACCGTGTGATCAACATCAATATCCGCGGCGTATTTTTGCCGAACAAGTACGTGATCCCTCATATGATGGAGCAGAAGAACGGCTCGATCATTAACATGTCATCATGTATCGCGGAGATCGGCCTGGCGCGCCGCGCTTCCTACTCGGCAACGAAGGGGGCCGTGCTGGCTTTAACGAAATCCATGCAGGTTGATTACGCGCCTTATGGGATCCGTGTGAACGCCCTGATGCCAGGAACTGTTCTTACGCCATTTGTTGAAAATTACTTACGCACCTCCTACGACGATATTGAAGCAGGCTACGAATCGCTTAAAAAGCGTCAACTTAGTGGCGATCTGCTTCGTCCGGAGGATGTGGCCAAGGCGGCGCTCTTCCTCGCATCGGACGATTCGAAATTCATGATGGGCTCTCCGCTGTACATTGACGGCGGAGTTGTCTTCGGCAAGAACGGCTAATTTATAATCGGAGGCTAGAGATAATCCTATGAAACTACTAACTTTTATTGAGAACGGATTGCAGCAGTTAGGCGTAAAAACAAACACCGGTGTTGTACATATTGCTAAAGCGTTACAAAGTGTGCCTGCGAAGGGCAGCGTTCCGACAACCGTTCACCAGGTCATCGAGGGGGGCGTAGATGCGGTATCCGCACTGCAGGCTTATGTGGACGAAGCGCTGGCTGCCGGCGGAAGCTTCATCCTGAACGAGGAAGAAATTACGTACGGTCCGTGCGTGACGCATCCGAATAAAATGATCTGCGTCGGACTTAACTATCGCAAGCACGCGGAAGAAACGAATGCGCCGATTCCGAAATTTCCGATTTTGTTCAACAAATTCAACAATACACTGACCGGGAACGGTCATGACGTCCCGCTGCCGATTAAAGTGACCGACAAGGTGGACTATGAAGCGGAGCTCGTTATCGTGATCGGTAAGGAAGCCAAGTATGTCGCAAAAGAAAATGCACTGGACTACGTATTCGGCTACTGCAACGTCAACGATTTGTCCGCACGCGATTTGCAGATGAGAACTCATCAGTGGCTGCTCGGCAAGTCGTGCGACGGATTCAGTCCGCTCGGTCCGTATCTTGTCACAGCGGATGAGGTAGGCAACCCGAACGATTTGTCTATCCGCTGCATCGTGAACGGTGAAGTCCGTCAAAGCTCGAACACTTCGGATATGATCTTCCATTGCGATGAGATCGTCAGCTACATCTCTCAGCACATGACGCTGGTGCCAGGCGATATTATTCTTACAGGCACGCCAGAAGGGGTTGTTCTTGGGTATCCGGAGGATAAGCAAGTGTATCTGAAGGACGGCGACGTTGTGACTATCGAGATCGAGAAGCTCGGATCTTTGACCAACCGGATGGTAAACGAACAAGCCTAATTATGATGCAGTAAAGGAATCGGACCAGTCTTGGTTGGTCCGATTGAATGTATGAACGCACGTCTGATAACCTGGACGCTTACAGTTAAAGCCGCTAGCCGGATGATCATATGGAACATTAATGTTAAGAGAATAGCACTTCGCGAGAATAAAGAAAATCCTCCAACAACACTAAGGAGTGATTTTCTTTATTTCCACATAAGAATTTTATTAGTTTCCCGACTTGGTCAGATAACGAAATTCTTATTGGCAAATAAACCTACCTCGAATCGCGGTCGTTCATCTCCGAAAGACTTCGAAAGAGGTTTATCTCATATCAACCGAAACACATCATTCAAGAGAGGTGCATCATGAAAGTATCCTTATTCATTACTTGCCTAAGTGATGCCATTTACCCCAGGGTTGGTGAAGCGATGACCCGGCTGTTAGCCAGATACGGCGTTAAATTGGATTTCCCTACAATTCAAACGTGCTGTGGCCAACCGGCCTATAACAGCGGGTATTGGGATGAAGCGAGGACAACGGCTAGAACGATTTTAGAGGCATTTGAAGATAGCGATTTTGTCGTTTCTCCATCTGGATCTTGTACTTATATGATTCATCATTATTCAAATCTTTTTAAAGATGATCCCGTTTATTTGGATAAAGCGTTAGAGCTTCAAAAGAAAACATATGAATTTACTCAGTTTCTTGTTCAAGTAATTGGTGTTACGGATGTCGGCGCGGTGTTTCCG
It contains:
- a CDS encoding IclR family transcriptional regulator, translated to MERKYWVPALEKANDVLMQICERPSELKLIDLSKRLEINKSSMFTLLNTMEALEWIVRENDATYSLGSKLGSWGNAFFKQFSLIDRFRKEAAVTKHVILETIQLAKLEQHDVLYLAKEEMPSPVRISSEPGMKLPAHATALGKAMLAWLDPAEFDALYPADELAPSLTPHTLRSREVLHHGLVAVREAGCAFDLEEAVMGFCCVAAPVRDGEGRVVAAISCSMFKHDWEQKRELAMNEIRALAQRLSQS
- a CDS encoding SDR family NAD(P)-dependent oxidoreductase, whose amino-acid sequence is MRLQNKIILITGSGSGIGKATALLFAKEGATVIVNDLAADKGQETVDEITSGGGSAVFIQADVTIPESVKSMVDEVIARFGRIDVLFNNAGVSGVGAIHEVEPEAWDRVININIRGVFLPNKYVIPHMMEQKNGSIINMSSCIAEIGLARRASYSATKGAVLALTKSMQVDYAPYGIRVNALMPGTVLTPFVENYLRTSYDDIEAGYESLKKRQLSGDLLRPEDVAKAALFLASDDSKFMMGSPLYIDGGVVFGKNG
- a CDS encoding fumarylacetoacetate hydrolase family protein, whose translation is MKLLTFIENGLQQLGVKTNTGVVHIAKALQSVPAKGSVPTTVHQVIEGGVDAVSALQAYVDEALAAGGSFILNEEEITYGPCVTHPNKMICVGLNYRKHAEETNAPIPKFPILFNKFNNTLTGNGHDVPLPIKVTDKVDYEAELVIVIGKEAKYVAKENALDYVFGYCNVNDLSARDLQMRTHQWLLGKSCDGFSPLGPYLVTADEVGNPNDLSIRCIVNGEVRQSSNTSDMIFHCDEIVSYISQHMTLVPGDIILTGTPEGVVLGYPEDKQVYLKDGDVVTIEIEKLGSLTNRMVNEQA
- a CDS encoding (Fe-S)-binding protein, with amino-acid sequence MKVSLFITCLSDAIYPRVGEAMTRLLARYGVKLDFPTIQTCCGQPAYNSGYWDEARTTARTILEAFEDSDFVVSPSGSCTYMIHHYSNLFKDDPVYLDKALELQKKTYEFTQFLVQVIGVTDVGAVFPHKVTYHPSCHGSRLLGVKDEPMELLKNVNGLQFVPLPFAEDCCGFGGTFAVKMADISGAMVMEKVDHVKETEAEILVGLDMACLMNIAGNLRHRNEPVKVMHLAELLYEGVVRS